In the Bos mutus isolate GX-2022 chromosome 15, NWIPB_WYAK_1.1, whole genome shotgun sequence genome, AGAGTAGGTTGGTCACATAGGTGTCTGTACAGGCAAGTTGTAACAAAGGCTGCAAGTCACATAGATAATGATCAATCACATTGGGACCACAGAAAGGTAAACTCAGGGTCAGAAAAATCTGAGCTGAAGAATGCACTCAGGACCCCACCCAGGCCACAGCCACCAACACACCACAGACTTGATGACTCATGATGGTCATGTCATGCAGGggcttacagatggccacatagcagTCAACAGTTTTGAGGATGAGGATGAAGATCTTCAGGCAGCCaaagaaatggaatgaaaaaatTTGTACTATGCACTCATTGAAAGAGATAATGGCATTCTTCAAAAGGGCATCAGCAATCATCCTAGGGGCTATGCATGTAGAGAAACAGGTatcagacaaagataaatggaaaaggaagaaatacattGGACTCCCAAGTGCCCTGCTGGTCTTGATGGTAGTAATAATCAGAAAGTTCCCCAACAAGGTCCCCAAATAGAAAATCAAGAAAGTGGTAAACACTATTTTCTTCCTAACAGGATCTTGTGTCAACCCAAGCAGAATAAACTCAGTCACATTATTATTCAGCTGCATGATCTTATCAATGCAGAGAAGGGATGGGTGTTAAATGCTTTATCtgcaaaatatagaaaagaattaaTTCATGGTGTGAGGTGTgattttttggaatattttaagtGAGACAAATATTCTTCATCATGGACATTTTAGTTGTGGTTTCTTAACAAGGCACCTCAACACTTAAGTTGTAATGACAACTTCATGGGGTCATTATGAGTCCCTTGTAAGACTGTGAAAATTAAACTTTTCTATAGCACTCTTCAAATACAACCATTTGTGTAATTTACATGATTATCATTAATTTTGCCTAATGAATAttaagaaatacagctccattatattaatttaattacTTTCATGTTCATTTAATCAGAGGGGAGAGAGTATGTTTGGATACTGTATCAGTTggcattttgtatatattttactgCCTTTGGAAGTTcataatataaatgtaaaaaatagccCAGTCTCATACCCAAAAAAATGCCtctatatatcaattatatataatatatattattatattataattataatataatataaattatattatataattacatattatttaatacaattttatgttaataattatatattatataattattatattataatataatatattatatattttatatatatcactGTTTGTTATATTTgcttatataaatgtttatttttattagtctATAATGTGATCCACTCCGTTGTGCATTCTGTTCCATATGTGACAgcttaaaaagaggaagaaaaagcacTTATAATCTTTAAATATAATGTCCTTACTTTGAAACAACTTTATGATATTTACTACTTGACATACACTAATGGAGAGAAGTGAACTTCAATGGATAGAAGTGAACATTCTTCAGTGGTTGATAATATCacaaatatttccatttccagttttcttttttcccatttctgaaaACACCCTTCAAAAAATGCATAGTTCCAGAGTTTACATGTAAATTACTAGGGGTATTCATTCAATAGTTTATATGCTTAAACTTCAGATGCTTTGCTTAAGCGTTTTAGAACTGAGGCCTTTAAAGAGGTGTCAGCAGATAGCTTTTTTCGGGCCTAACCATGGTTGTGATCCCCAGTAGGATTTGTTTTATCTGGGCACCCGGAATCTCCACATCACTGTAATAGAACAAATATTCAGAAGAGAGGGGAACATATAATTTTAGTCAAGAGGAACAGTGGATAGTCAGTAAATACCTATATTCaaattgttttctgtctttgcaaAATCAATCATTATTCAACTTTGAAACATCATTTCCTTCAATGAAGAGTTAGTATTTTTTCACATGTGGAAAGAAATATTATCACTGACTTCACTTCATAGAACAAAATTTTTCCTCTAGGTTTTTATTGTCAATATGATAGTGAAAAGAACACCATTTGCAAGTAAACATATAAACTGAATGTGACAAATTTAAGTATAATTTGGAAAACTTACCCCACTGTATCCATCCTCAGTCCCACCATATTTTCAGTGCATCATCTTGAAAGCTGTGAGCCACCGAAGCACAAACTGATAAACCAAATAGACAATGATccgtatttgttatttttctcccCCTCAATAAATTTTCTTCCCCTCAAAGTAGTTGAATCATGTATTATCTTCCTGCAAATCAAAAACTCCTACTGGGAAAGTGTCaaagttatttaatatttcttattttagaaaataatctcTTAGACCATGCAATCATTGGCAAAGATCTTaaatggtcagggaactaagtctTGGTATTTTAGTCAGTGCAATAAACTCATCCTTTCCATGTGCATTTGAATGAGTGATCCATCATGAAGTAGTTGTACTTGAAAATATTATCTGTGATTGTGGCCACTCTTTTGAGTATATGGCTTTTGTTTTGTATGTTATCAATCTCTTTAAATTGTCCATTTCTAGAACAACCTTATTTATACATTAGGACATACACTTGTAAGATAAATTAAGAATCATAAATACATGTGCTTTTTAACATTAtaagtacatgtgtgtgtgttagtcactcagtcatgtctgactctttgcaagttcACAGACTGatgcttctgtccatggaattttccagtcaaaaatactcgagtgggttgccatacccttctccggaggatctttccaacctaatgatcaaacccaggtcccctgcctttcagggagattctttaccacctgagccaccaggaaagcccataaatgCACAAGATTAATCATTAACTTGCAAATAATTGTGAATTTTTATCCAATATTCAATCAACAGTGTATTCAGtagtctccttccttccttaagtgtaattttatttctagttactctgtcttgtggagaaggcaatggcaccccactccagtactcttgcctggaaaatcccatggatggaggagcctggtgggctacagtccatggggttgctaagagtcggatatgactgagcaacttcactttcactattcattttcatgcattggag is a window encoding:
- the LOC102267058 gene encoding LOW QUALITY PROTEIN: olfactory receptor 4C16 (The sequence of the model RefSeq protein was modified relative to this genomic sequence to represent the inferred CDS: substituted 1 base at 1 genomic stop codon), with amino-acid sequence MQLNNNVTEFILLGLTQDPVRKKIVFTTFLIFYLGTLLGNFLIITTIKTSRALGSPMYFFLFHLSLSDTCFSTCIAPRMIADALLKNAIISFNECIVQIFSFHFFGCLKIFILILKTVDCYVAICKPLHDMTIMSHQVCGVLVAVAWVGSXVHSSAQIFLTLSLPFCGPNVIDHYLCDLQPLLQLACTDTYVTNLLLVSNSGAICTVSFVMLMFSYAIILHSLRNHSAEGKKKALSTCISHIIVVILFFGPCIFIYTRPATTFPMDKMIAVFYTLGTPLINPLIYTLRNAEVKNAMRMLWSKKLVSDDKR